CAAACAAATGATCATCCATCATGTACCAAATTCAATCTCAtttattaatgcatttattttggtttttctctctcctcctcttttatGCTTTAGCTTTAGTCCTGCCATCAGTGTCCGGGTGCAGCATACGTCATTACGAGATGGTGATCAACGAATTCTGCCTGACTAAGTTCGAAATGGACATGGTGGGGCTGGACCGAGGGCTGTggtgcagctggaaggacaCCATGGAGTGAGTTCACCTCAgtacaaaaagggaaaaaaacaattcagTCAGATATGCCTGCTCCACGGAATTAATTATGACAAGAGGATAAGTAATATTTGGTGCGAACGCCTCTGTTCCTTGAGGGCGCTCTAAAATAATGAGGATTTTGATAGAAAAACAGCTCTTTCAATAAGATCAACAATGAATACCAAAAACTATACATAAGGTGTAGGCTGGGTTACTGAGGCAAACTAGCTtcacatacaatatatatatatatatatatatatatatataatatactatGGCTGGATTTGTGATACTTGCATTAAAAGCCAGTGAGCCTGCATACTGAACACATTTCCTCAATATGCAAGcattctattggctagcgctccgacacataATACGTTACTGGgtaaagggcgggacatctcagaGCCTTtgaccaaacacaacagagccagccagctaaccaatcagagcagactgggctctggtttcagacagagggtgaaaagaggtgcttgcagcacaggcagtatgagaaacagtaaagagctttttgaacattaaagcatggagacatgttccagtagagacactacatactgatatgaacgAGAAAACGTGCATTTTATGTCCTATACTCCAGCCTGTGTTTACAACCATCATCACATCGATAGGTTCTCGGCCTTTTACTCTATCTGTCGCACCTGATATTGTCTGCGTGTCTCTTTCCAAACACTGACAGTCAGAGGGTGAGTCAGACGAGAGGGTGAAGCTAGCTGCGAGGCCCACAGGAGAAGCTACTGTCATAACTTTGATTTCCCTCCTGGCTCGCTGTCCTCTCTTGGTCCAGCACATAATTAGTAatagtgctgtgtgtgtgtgtgtgtgtgtgtgtgtgtgtgtgtgtgtgtgtgtgtgtgtgtgtgtgtgtgtgtgtgtgtgtgtgtgtgtgtgtgtgtgtgtgtgtgtgtgcgtgtgcgtgtgcgtgtgtgtgtgcgtgtgcgtgtgcgctgTTCTAACTCATCATAAAAGACTTGCACATGAACCTAGAGAGTTGGCAACGGCGCCTCCTCGCAGCAATGTTTGACGCCATCGTCGAGGTCCTTTGGAGAGCTGCCTGTGCAACGAATAAATAAAGGACATCAATTAGCAACACAAAAATGTGGCCTTTGTGTGAATGCAGACCAATTTAGAGACacataaatgtcaaatgaatTCATAAGCAATAAAATGCACCCCTTGTCAATTCAACGTCTTTTATCACCAGCTAGCCTCTTTAGCTAATGGTagctaaatgtgtttattttaagccATGACATGTTCATTCCAGCATATTATGTCAAGGTTAATGACAATTATTCTAAAAAGAACCACTCATTTGTGAAGCTAAAATACCCGCTTATCATGggatgctttgtttttctcaatacTTTGCGTAATCAGTCCATGTATCTGCAAATGTGTTAATGCAGCCATGTTTATATTcatcacgtcccgattggacaACTGCAATGAGGTCTTCTCCGGGGTTCCCAGCAAAACCCAGGAGAGGCTCcagcatgtccagaactctgccgccAGAGTTCTCATCCGCACCAAgccatggcagcacatcaccccccaccctcatccaccttcactggctcccaatcaagtcccggatcactttcaaaaccctcctcctcgCCTACAAGTCTCTCCACGGCCTCGCTCCACAGTACCtatcagacctcctccatccctacaccccttCACGGAGTCTGCGGTCATGACACGggccttctctctattccccgCACTCGCCTCCGAACCgttggtgacagggcgttcagtGCTACGGCCCCCCGCCCTCTGGAACGCTCTTTCCTGCAGATATCCGCAATGCTGCCCccctggacatcttcaaatcctcATTAAAAACTCTCCTCTTCACCGTAGCCTCtgaccactaactcatcttaGTCCCCCGTTCTTCGACCACAcctgccatttctgttttctattttatttactttatttttctattattttatgtGCCCTActttcttctttgtgtgtttgttttctgtctgtcctcacaacatGGAAAGCGGCCTTGGCTACCgagaaaggcgctatataaattcaaactattattattactgagATCCATCTTCAAGTGGAAACACCCTCAGATTCTCTGCCGCAGTCATCTATAGATGTCCTCTTAGTCAGAACACTCCTCTTGTTTTGCTGATCATGTTCTTCTTTCTCCAAGAGAAAATAAACGATCCCCGTGGAGAGGAACAACTCCAAGACGGGGGTTATTTCATGTTTGCTTTGTTAAAGTGATCACAGCTTTTCTTTACTAGGGCTCGAGTGACCCTTctcaacacacacttacaaGTGAAGCTCTATGGGGCGTGTAAATACTGAATGTGCAGCTTCACTCCAATACTTTTCTTTATaaagcaaatacatttcaaataggCACAAAATAGAACTTTGCATGCACTGTTTTGCTCAGAGAGATACTAAGAGAGTACTTGCATAAAGTCGGGTTAAGTAAACAAGCAAAGACCTTCCAAATTGTCTTAATTGTAGTATTATGTAGACTGTAATAAAATAGCTTCTTTATTTGTGTCTAAATGTAGATGTAATACCTTTAATAATCACATTAACTGAATGATGAATTTATAATCCAATAATTAGGGGTCCACAGGCATGGAAATATGGAGTTGTGTCCGTacagaaaatacatcaaatactaATACAGGGAAGTCAGATATGTAATAACACGTTGCCTCTAATAGAAAAAGCCCTTTTAAACAATAAAGTTGAGTTGACTTTATTTTCCAGTTAACTCTGCCTCTATCTATGCAGTTAAACACAGCGACCATCACAGTGAATGTCTCTTGGAATGGTGCAATGCTGGACAGAGGGTGCTACTCTGTTGGTATGCGTCTCCATTTCCCCCGCCTGCGACCACCGGGCAGTTATATTTAGCTTTGTTGAGCCCACTGGTAATTCTATACACTCCTTTGCCTTTTTTCCTACCAACTGGGGTCCTGACTTTGGTTACACTCTGGCAGGACGTTTGAAAGACAGTGTCAACGTGAAGATTTCCTCAGGTTTATTTCTAAGTTCATCATGAAATGTGGCTTCTAACCTTGAgatgttataaaatgtttgatataATCATTGATGTGACTGTATGTGGTCGCCCTCTGCAGGATCTACGAGGGGACTACAAACTGCACCTACCAGTTGGCCTTGAAGATGGACTGCTTCTGGCCCAATCAGATAGTGGACCGCTTCTTCATACAGATTCACCAGATCTACTTCCATGACTGCGCTCTGACAGGCCGGCTCCTCCACGACCCTCCGACCAGCATCCTCGCCCCGTTCATCGCCGTGCCGGTGCTGATCACCCTGCTTATGACTGCGCTGGTGGTGTGGAGGAGTAAACGCACAGAGGGGGTTTTATAGGGTCTAAAGCTTGTAAATACATATGGACCTCTGATGTGAGGCGTAGCATGTGATAACAGATTTTGTAGGTGATTTTTTTATGCCTAGATTAATCTGATGCACTTCATTTTTATCTTGCAATTGTATTATTCCCATGAGTGTGTAGATGGTTGCTCATAAAGAGCAGCAGGCTGACTTTAATACGTAATAAAATGGTATTAAAATAGAATTTATCTGGAGGTCACATCGGCAATATGGTAGTGTCAAGGTTTGGCAGGGGAAAATAATAAAGGTCTTTCAGATTCAGGGTAATTGGAGGCCATGCATGTTAATTACCATCTGTTCTCACAGCTCTAAACAATCCAagaacacataaaaaaaaaccccgTAAAGGTAAGGACACTCATGATGACTTGGATAAATGATTGTTTCTAGGATTTCAGATGAATTAATGGATGAATCAGGACTTTAGAAACACTACGTTTATTTGAGTTAAACCTCAGTCCTCCCTACAAGACAA
The Eleginops maclovinus isolate JMC-PN-2008 ecotype Puerto Natales chromosome 24, JC_Emac_rtc_rv5, whole genome shotgun sequence DNA segment above includes these coding regions:
- the LOC134860996 gene encoding receptor activity-modifying protein 1-like, with the translated sequence MALESASLLRAGLVLLMAALVLPSVSGCSIRHYEMVINEFCLTKFEMDMVGLDRGLWCSWKDTMEIYEGTTNCTYQLALKMDCFWPNQIVDRFFIQIHQIYFHDCALTGRLLHDPPTSILAPFIAVPVLITLLMTALVVWRSKRTEGVL